Part of the Papaver somniferum cultivar HN1 unplaced genomic scaffold, ASM357369v1 unplaced-scaffold_18, whole genome shotgun sequence genome is shown below.
TTTTTTTCTATTACCCGAAGTATCCATGAAACTATAATATTCGTTTTGGAGGAGAGGAAAATCAtatcagaaacaaagaagaaaaagaaagagagaaaaggagAGTGACGATATCGAAATCGAAGTGAGTTGGGGTACCGGCACGTAAGGAGGTAGATTTGGGTCTCCTTGCTAGTAATGGCACTTCTGAGACCAGCGGACATTCTCGTACTTAATTGGGATAATGGTCGTGATGTTTTGCTTGGATGTGACTATTGTTTCACCCTTTGCTGGAGTTAATAGTCGCACTTTGGAGTTGGGACAGGACATCAAGGATGTTGTTATTCGTAAGACAAGTATTTAGAAAAGTGCACCTCCCAAGGTTATGGTTTTCAAGCCTTGGATTTTACTACTCTTGATGAGCTTGGGGTCGAAACCACAGACTTCATTAAACGTCTTCGCAACTACATGGCTCGCCATGATGCTGATGTGCGTATGGGAGAGTTCCTCTTCCATAGGTTAAGTGTGGTAGTACAGAGCCCAGCTTGTGGTTAGGCTCCCAACAAGCTTCTTGTATGATGTAAATCCTTTAGATGATTTTTTCTAGCAattaaactttaaaaaaaaaattaaaaaaaatccaagaaaatccaaaaaaaaaaaaaaaaaaaaaaaaaagaaaaattaggtaCCCCTATAATAACGTTGACAAAATCGGACTCAGCCAGCAAGTACTAGTAGTATTATTATTCGTGTATCACCGTTCTCGTATGTTCAATGTATTCCTCTTCTTTTACCGTGTTCGAGCATTATTAATGAGAGGAAGAACAACACAAACAACTAAAGAAGAAGGAATCGGAGGGGTAGGAGGTGGAGgaggaaatgaagaagaaagagatgatgatgatgaatcaaaaACAAGAAAGATTTCATTAGCAATGAGAATAACAAATCTAATTACGTACAAATTTGGTGTGTTTTGGCCATGttctttcattattttctccttccttcttcttctctcttctattATTATTCGTTCGAGGAATTCTGTTTGTGTTTCGACTCTGGATTCAAGAAGTTTGATTGGGATTGATGGGTTAGATTCATATTTTGGGACTCTTGGTGTTCCTTGGTGTAATTCATTCTTTTACCCTTGATCTCTTTCAATTTCAGTTACCCCTTTTGTTCAGTTCTtggatcttttaattttaggggtttcttggtagatttgatgtagtttttcgGTATCTTTGTGGGTTTTTGTGTTAGATTTCATGAATCAAGAGAGGAGTGAGAGAGAGATTTGAACAAAACTCACATAAAGATTACATTGCTTAAATCACTCTACACTTTTCGTTAATCAAAATTAGCCTTAAATAGGCTTTTACATGCACTGAAACACTAACCCACATACTAACTGTCCCACTAACATTTAGCTCCTAAATTGTAGACTTGtaacaattcaacaaacactaaaaCACGTTTAAGTCTCCCTAATTAATAGGAGATAACATTTACTAACTCTAAACATAACACATGTTTTTTAACCGTGTTTGGATTATAAATCCCAATACCTTCCCTTAATTCACACGTTTAATTCTTCATCGCATCATTAGTCATTCATCATCATAAATTAGCAACATCTTCGATTGtttgtcatcatcatcatcatcatcatcatcataccatcatcattatcatcataaaatCATCGTCGTCacgatcttcatcatcatcattattcgTTGATCATCATTACAACTAACCTAACAAATTATGCAAACCATATGTGCATCTTCATAATTTTTCTTTCAAAGCAGAATATCAAACACCTGCAagacaaaataaacaaacccatttttttttgaaccatatatatttaaaaaaaaataatcctcATCAATTTTCTTCATAGCAATTTtcctttctcatttttttttatcacacTGATTTTCCTTCTCACATAAAGCTTTTTCCACCAAATAAACCATTTTTGAAACTCTTAGACATTTTCTTAAAACTCCAGACATTTGTTTTATGAACTCTTCTAAACACCTTTTTCTTTATAACCCTCTCCCTCAACTCAACTCTCAAccccagctctgataccatgttagatttCATGAATCAAGAGAGGAGTGAGAGAGAGATTTGAACAAAACTCACATAAAGATTACATTGCTTAAACCACTCTACACTTTTCGTTAATCAAAATTAGTCTTAAATAGGCTTTTACATGCACTGAAACACTAACCCACATACTAATTGTTCCACTAACATTTAGCTCCTAAATTGTAGCCTTGtaacaattcaacaaacactaaaaCACGTTTAAGTCTCCCTAATTAATAGGAGATAACATTTACTAACTTTAAACATAACACATGTTTTTTAACCGTGTTTGGATTATAAATCCCAATATTTTGAATGTGGGGTTGtcactaattttagggttttttactGAAATTTGTTTGATCATCAGAGAATGTTGGTACTTGTCACTGTTTTTAGGACTCTTCTTAAGTTCAATTTTGTGGTGATTTGCTAATTAGGGTCTTGCAGAACTTGGGATTTCTTGATTTGGACATTTGTTTGGAAATTGGTTATCTTGAAGTAGAATGTGGCATCTGCATTTGTTTAGTTGTCACTGGTTAGCTCATTAGAGAATATTGATTTGATGCAGTCTTTTTTTATCTTTGTGGGTTTTTTTATGGGATTTTGGATGTGGGTTTTGTCACTTATCTTAGGGTTTTTACGCAGAGAATATTGCAGATATTCTCTACTTTTACTCTAATTTGTTTGATAATCAGAGAATATTGGTATTTGTCACTGTTTTAGGACtctttttttagttcaattttatgTTGATTTGCAAATTAGGATCTTGCAGAACTGGGGGTTTCTTGATTCGGACATTTGTTTAGAAATTGGTTATCTTGAAGTAGAATGTGGGATTGTTACTAGAGTGGCATCTGCATTTGTTTAGCTATCATTAGAGAATATTGGTGTAGAAGTGGCATTTCTCAATTGATTTAGGACTTGGTTTTAATTGATTTGTGTAGTGATTTGCTCATCAAGATCTTGCAAAACGTGGGGTTTTTTGACAATTTGGCAATTTCATTTGTTCGGTGCTTACTGATTAGCTCATTTTTAATGTACCAAGTGGCATTAAAACCCCACCTTTAATTTCTTATCCTTGTCAAAAGGCAGATCCAAATCGGGACAAACGGTGGAATGGACAACGAAGGAATTATTAAAGGGATTGGAAGAGTTTGTGCCGATCTATGAGACACGACCAATCAAGAATAATCAGTATGGGATGGGTTTTGATCATAGTTTTGGACTTTTGTTTATGACTAGGTGGTTAAAACCTGATCTGATGATGGAGAGTGGTGCTTTTAAAGGGCATTCAACATGGGTTCTTCGTCAAGCAATGCCAGACACACCGATACTGTCACTTACACCTAGACACCCTGAGAAGTATCTTAAGAAGGGGCCTGCTTATGTTGATGGCAACTGTACTTATTTTGCAGGGAAGGATTTTTTGGATTTTGGAAATGTTGATTGGAAGAGTGTGATGAAGAAACACGGTATTACTGACTTAAGTCGGGTTCTTATTTTCTTCGATGATCATCAAAATGAACTTAAAAGGTGCATTTTCCAGAAACTTGTTTGTTAAATTCTACTTATGTTAGGGCTTATAAGTTTGTCTTTCTTGATTgctaattttttgtttttatatattcGTGTTACGATTGAAGCAGGCACTGAAAGCATTTGATCTTTGAGGATAATTAAGATTCTGGTACTGGTGATCATTATTCTTTGAGGCAAATATGTGACCAGTCCTGTATCATAGGTGAATACTCATACACACTTGGCATTTGGTTAAACTAGGTTATAGTTGAGAAATATTGTCCTTGTAATACATCTCAATACCATTACTTGCAACTATTGTGGATTGTTTATGTATATTCTGTTTTAGGAAACTTTATAAAGCAGTGTTAGTTAGTCTGATAATAATTGTTCTGAAGGAGTAACTATTCATTTAGTTTACAGTTGTTTAGTGTTGAGCTAGTATTACTTAATTATAAGAATTGAGATAGATAGGAAATGCTTGAGTAGTTATGTAGAATAGAAGGAACAGGTTCTAAACAATCACCTAGTGACGTATCCATTCACATCATGTGATTTTATCAGTGATGGGTGTAAAATTTTGGAAGAAATACATCTCTTTACACTGTGATTTTATTGGTGATTGGTGTATCCTCTGAAAGAAATGCATTTCTTTATCAAATGAAGAGTGAGGAACCACTGACAGTCTTGTGTTTGCTAGAACCCAGCTTGATTAACTTGCGGAAATTTGGTATTTAGATTTCAATTTTAAATATAATtgtttaagaaaataaataattatcaAATATAACTAATGCATTGTCTTGAAGTTATAGTAGCAACAGTCATTCATGACCATACTTTTAAACCGAGAACCACAGTGTTTGCTAAATCTATCAGTGTCTTTCcttaaaaagaaaacaagaattACATATTATCTATGTTGGATCTAACGATACAATCTGCCATCTTATTATTGATCATTAATTAGATCCACTCTGAAGAGATATGCATTCTTGATTGATTGCAACTCTTTCACGACATGTGCCATTTCCATCCGTTCTTTGGGTGATTCAATTGAACACATAACGCCAAGATTGAAAATCCTTGCTAAAGCCTTGCGTAACTTGGTCTCATTCTCGGCATTGGTTAGAGCCAAGTGAAATGCACAGTGTTAGTCGGGTTATGTTGAATCTTAAGAAGGGTCCTGCTTATGTTGATGGCAACTGGGATGAAAAGGTGGAAATGTTGATTGGAAGAGTGTGATGAAGAAACACGGTGTTAGTCGGGttcttattttcttaaatcaTCAGTATGAACCCAAAAGGTGCATTTTCCAAAATATCGTATTCCGAGTTATACTTATATTAGTGCTTATAAATTTGTCTTTCTGGGTTACTGAATATGTCTTTGTACATACTCTTCTGAATAGATTGAAGCAGGCACTGAAAGCTGGGTTCAAGGCATCAAGCATTTGCTCTTTGAGGATAATTATGATACTGGTACTGATGATCATTATTGTTTGAGGCACATGTGACCAATCCTTAACATTTGTTACCATTACTTGCAACTACAGGGTATTTGTTACCCAGAAAATAAAGTTGCTTATATGTGTGTTTATTCTTTTTAGGAAACTTTATAAAGTGGTAGTTGTTAGCCAGAAAATAATTGTGAAGGAGTAACTGTTCAAGTAGTGGTGCAGTTGTTTGATGTTGAACTTGCACTATTTAGTATAAGAATCGAGATAGACAGATTGGAAATGCTCGATTAGCAATGTAGCATTGAAAAACACCTAGAGATGTATCTCTTCACGTCATATGACTTTATCCATGATGGATGTAATTCTGAAAGAAATAATCTCTTTACATTGTGTAACTTTATCAACGGTAGATGTATCGTCTGAAAGAAATGCATTTCTTCATCAAATGAGGTACCACTGACAGTCCTCTTTTATTCGCCTTTAATAAAACCAGTAATATATTCCCTTCAAGACTGATCATCTTACGACCTGATACGCATCACTTTCGGGATTGAATCACATACTTAGAAATGATATCTAGACCAGTTGTAGGGAGATGAACATGCAATCCTCCATAGAATTTGGTAACCCCCTACGGCGATCATGTGAAAAATGCCTAACATTCAATTATTGAGCATGTAGTCAAGGCGTGCTTGTTAAGTTGATCTCTTATACACACACACATGCGCCGGTTAGTATCATGTTTGTTATGTAGGGTAGGAGTGAAGTTAGACATGAAAACTTTGCCATTAGCCACACGTCATGTTAACATATACCGATCAACACCATGGTATGAAAATGTGGATTAACCACCACGAATAATCAGAGCTAACAAATTATGAGCACAAAACCGCATATATTTAGTTTCATATACGACTAAGCTACtacatttttttctcattttttatcTTTCTGATAAACACTTCTGTCTTGTCCTTGATAACCACATATGCTTAGTTTTCTGAGAATGGGACATAAAATTTCACTAGGTTAAGGGCTAGAATCCGACTTGATCAACTTGTGGAAAATTTATATTTAGATTTCAATTTTAAATATAAACCGTTTTAAAATAAGAATCAAATATGAGTAATGCATTTTATTGAAATGTATAGTAGCAACAGTCAGTCATGACCAGATACACcgatattttttccttttaaccCCGTACTTTAAAAAAGAGAACCGTAATGTTTGCTAAAAGTATCAGTGGCTTTGTTTGAAAAGAAACATAGAACTATATATTATCTATGGCGGATCTAATGATACAATCTGCCATCTTATCCCAGTCTGGAGAGATATCCTTTCATAATTGATTGCAGCTCTTTCGTGACCTCTGCCATTTCCATCCGTTCGTTGGGTGACTCAATTGAACACATAACGCCAATATTTAAAATCCTTGCCAAAGCCTCGCATAACTTGGTCTCGTTCTCGACAGTGATTGGAGCTATGGTGTTGTTACCATCTTCGAGACAGACATGACCAGGCAGTGTAGAATCAACAATTTTCATCACATGATCTTGAAGGAGAGCCGTCTTAGCAAAGGTATGAAGGTTCAGTCCATCTGTGAATATGTCATCTGTAGGTCTCCTTCCAGTGAAAATCTCTACCACCATGATCCCATAACTGTAGACATCTCCATGAGTCGATAGTACATCTCTACCCATTCCATACTCTGCATGCCAGTAAAAGGAAAATGGATTAtatgttttatggtttttaataCTATAATTTTTCTACAGGTTTATCAAAGGGAGAGGAATCTTCTACCTGGAGCAGCATAACCAACCGAGCCCCTTATCCCGACTGAAGTACTGGGGGTATGATGTCCAGATTCAACATTgatgatgactccaccaagaaactTCGCTAATCCAAAGTCACCAACACGATTGTTCATGTCATTATCAAGTAAAACATTGCCTGGCTTCAGATCACAGTGAACTATAGGTGTGAAACTTTTTGAAGTAAAACGATGCCGAATACATCTCATTGCTTCACATTCCGCCATGAAACTTTTTGAAGCTCCCCGCCTTTGAAGGTCTAGTACTTTCACTGCAACAACTGTTGTTACCTCATGGGTCAGCGATAACAATCCTTTGTAAACAGATCCGTAGCTTCCAACTCCAACTAAATTTTCTGCCGAAAATCCGTTTGTCGCTTTGAGAAGTTCATTGTATGAGACCTTTTGAAACATATTATCCAAAGGATTGCTCAAAGGCGAAGAAGTTTTCTTTGTTGCTTTTCTTCTCCAGAACCATATGAGAAAGAAACCCAGaagaataacacagacaacaacaCCGAATATTATTAGCAGCAATCTCTTGAGAGGGGATCGCTTACTTGCTTTATCAAAGCCAGGTCTTGGGCAACTCGGCAGATGTAGTAGCGGAATTCCTCCACAGAGCTTATCATTTCGGCGGACTGAAAACCCAGTTACATTCTTGAAAATCCCTTGTTTCGGTACCTCACCTTCAAAGTCATTGGAAGAGAGATTCAGATATTTGAGGGAAACAAAGGACTCCAAATACTTCGGAATTCTCCCCGACAACTTATTGCCTGACATGTCTAACCTTTGCAGTCCCTCCAGACTTGCTAAGGATGCAGGAATGACCCATTCGAATAAGTTACCGGCTAAGGAAAGTTCTTCCAAACCAATACATTTCCCTAAAGAATCTGGAATTCTCCCAGATAATTGATTATTTGACAAGTAGAGGTAGACAATCCTATTCAAGTTACCAACCTCTGATGGCAAGTCACCAGTTAACTGATTTCCAGACAAGACTAGCAGAGCGGTTATCGAAGAAAGACCAATGAGTTCTTTAGTTATTGGACCGGTAAGTTGATTTTCTGAAAAGATCCAATACCATCATTTTCTGGCAATTGCCAAAAATTGGCGGAATTCCACCTTGCAATTTATTGGTACTAAAACTAATTCTTTCCAACCGAGTGTTATTGCAAATGTTTGACGGAATTTTTCCTGTGAGTTGGTTACCCGACAGGTCAAGTGATATTAAATTAGAAAGTTTTCCTATAAAAACAGGAATATTTCCAGTTAGCTGGTTACCCCGCATGCCTAATCCATTTAGGTTGACAAGGTTCCAATTCCGGGAGGAATTTTACCAAATATATTGTTTGCCCCCACATACAGTATCGTAAGCTTTGTCGAGAGGTTAGCTATGGAATCTGGTAGTTGCCCTGAAAAATTGTTGAAAGAAATCGAAAGCGTCTCTAATTTACTGCAATTTGGTAATGAGTTAAGAAATCTAAGGCCATCTATATCCCCTCTTCCAAGATAATTTCTCTCAATATTTAAACGAGTGAGATTTTTCAAGTTACCCAAACTAGGAGGTACAGACCCAGTGAACTGATTACTGCCAAGATCTAATGTAGACAGTCTAGAAAGATTGGAAATTGAATTAGGTAGCACACCAGAAAATCTATTTCCACCTAAAAAGAGGGCTTCGGGATTAGGCAGAGTAGTCCCGATGTAGGGTGGAATGGTTCCGTGGAATTCATTGACGCTTACAGAAAAAACAATGATCGAAGAGATGTTAAAAAGTTGGGGTGGGATGGTTCCTGACAAGTTATTTGATGGGACTGCAAAAAGATTTAATCTAGATAACTGGCCAAGCTCGGATGGAATGTTACCGTGTAAATTGTTGTATGCTTAATCAAATAAAACGAGAACCGAAAGGTTTGATAGTGAAATCGGGATAGTTCCTCCTAGGTGGTTCACGGAGAGTCCCAAATTTTGAAGCTTAGACAGGGAACCAAGCTCGGTAGGTACTCCTCCTACCAAATCATTCCATGATAATGAAAAAACTTCGAGATTTTTACACGATGATATATTCCTAGGAATTTTCCCTATAAGTGTATTATTTTCCACAAAAAAAGTTTGGAGGCGAGATAAACGACCAATTTCTTGTGGAATTTCGCCTCTGAACTGGTTGTCATACAGGGATATAACTCTTAAGAATGAAAGATTGCCAATGTATGGAGATATAGTACCTACCAAACCCATGGATTCCAGAACCAACCTAGTGACCCTGCTTGGATGCCGACGACTGCATGTAATTCCTGTCCAATTGCTGCAATGAGACGATGCGTTCCATGAATTTAGTACTCCCAATGGGTCATCGGTTATCTTGTCTTTGAATGCAAGTAAAGCTAGTCGATCAGTTTGCGCGATGATAGATTGGGATGTAGGTAGGATATTCCAGAATGAAACAAGGGTGAAACAAATGAACAACATGAAGCTCGCCTTATAATTAAACTCCATTGATATTTAGAAAATAGTTGGACGATATATTTCTCTCAGTTCATCAAGAGTGTTCATATTTATAGAATACAGAGAGATTCATATCCACACATTTTCCTACACGCAAACTGTTGCAGACTTGCAGTCTTGGAGAAAGACttgagaaaaatgaaaagaatacGAAATTGATATAAGAACAAACAAGAGTTTCTTGCATGGGAATATCTCGTCAACCATGCATGCAACCAGACAAGAGTCAAGCAAGActtcaaaagaaacaaaaaaacaaaacctgATGAAAATTTTCTACGTGGAAGAATCCTATCAACCACACACACTTGAATCTTATCAACCAATAAAGATTATGATTGGGACAGTGTTGACCGCCCCGGTGAACACGGCGTGCGTGGGCCCACGTCCATGGCATAAATTTGAACTCTTCTCGAGAAAATATCCTCCATGGCATCAACTACTTACGTTTCAATCCGGTCGTGCGTATGCACTGGATAAACGCTGGGGCTCGACACCAATGGGGCAGGATAGCTAATCTCACCCTAAGCCCTGTTGTGAGTTTTTCTCCCCATCCCTGGCACGTTCCTCGTTCCAAGTTCCAATTGGGCGGGTCGGGATGGGGCTAAATGGGACGGTAAATTCCTCTTCCCCACCCCCATGGGTACTGTCAAATGGGATGCagaaattaacgtttaatccCATAGATTTAAAAGCCGAAGCAGTTCAGAATTTGTATTTGGAGGGTGATTGTCTAAATGTAGTAAATGCTATCAATGGTAGTTTAGGTTCTGTCAAATGGACAAATAATAATGTAATCCAGGATTTTGTCAGCGTATTTTacaagttggaaatgcaccttTATGCACAGAGGGCCTTAGCTAAAAGGCTAGGAATTTTAGAGTCGATGAATATTGGACCTCAGttcttctcatatggttgaaatcTCTTATTAGAGATGAACTCAATGTATCCCTGGTCCGTTCCTCGTTCCAAGTTCCAATTGGGCGGGTCGGGATGGGGGCTAAATGGGACGGATTCCCCCACCCCCATGGGAACTGCCAAATGGAATGCAGAAATTAACGTTTAATCTCATAAATTTAAAAGTCGAAGCAGTTCATAATCTGCATTTGGAGGGTGATTGTCTAAATGTAGTAAATGCTATCAATGGTTGTTTAGGTTTTGTCAAATGGAAAAATAATAATGTAATCCAGGATTTTATTAGCGTGTTTTatgagttggaaatgcacctttATGCACAGAGAGTCTAAtgaagtactccctccgttcctttttaataggctggtttcccaaaataaatgtttcaaaaaataggctggtttcctaattgggaaagtcaaatgttactttagttttctgggaccacttttctcttaacttcttttgatgacaagtgtcatgtggaccatttcactatacttcttttgctgacaagtgtcatgtggaccatttcacttcacttcttttattgacaagtgtcatgaggaccactttcgatgattagttctcttaatttccttaattttctctaaaaacaaaaccaacctattaaaaaggaacggggGGAGTAGCTAATAGCCTAAAAGGGATAGGAATTTTAGAGTCGATGAATATTGGACCTCAGTTCCATATGGTTGAAATCTCTTATTAGAGATGAACAATGTATCCCGACCCTTTTTAAGTCGATCAATGAATCTTCTtttcatattgaaaaaaaaataaaaaaatccccTGCCCATAGAAGTTAGTCCAAAATTTAGAGGAGTCAATCTTTTTTTTCATCGACCCAAAAAAGTAGATTTTTTCTATTACCCGAAGTATCCATGAACTACAATGTTCGTTTTGGAGGAGAGGAAAATCATATCGGAAACAgaggagaaaaagagagaaagaatgGAGAGTGGCGATATCGAAGTGGAGATTCAGAAACAATTGTTTTATCTAGATTTAATTCAAAACAAGCACGaaaaaaaaccatcatcaacaacacTTGTTCTTGAAGATCTACTGGAAATTAGTGTTGAAAACGTGATGagcatcatcatcaacaattgaaCCTAACGATTTTCGTCAGCAAAAATGATTATGAAGATAAGTTTCATCTTCTCTTATCACTAATTTCTATCTAGAGTTATTAGTTTAACGTTTTTGATATTGAATTTTGGCTaaattttttctagggtttttataaGACTGAACTCAAGTTTTCTTTTAATCAACATTTTTGATATGAaattataaaattttgtttttgttttagattataTCTGAGAGGTCCGATTTTATATGAGGTTCATAGAGAGAGAGGTGATTTGTTC
Proteins encoded:
- the LOC113338039 gene encoding putative receptor-like protein kinase At3g47110, encoding MNNRVGDFGLAKFLGGVIINVESGHHTPSTSVGIRGSVGYAAPEYGMGRDVLSTHGDVYSYGIMVVEIFTGRRPTDDIFTDGLNLHTFAKTALLQDHVMKIVDSTLPGHVCLEDGNNTIAPITVENETKLCEALARILNIGVMCSIESPNERMEMAEVTKELQSIMKGYLSRLG
- the LOC113337824 gene encoding LRR receptor-like serine/threonine-protein kinase EFR, with translation MEFNYKASFMLFICFTLVSFWNILPTSQSIIAQTDRLALLAFKDKITDDPLGVLNSWNASSHCSNWTGITCSRRHPSRVTRLVLESMGLVGTISPYIGNLSFLRVISLLSTLDLGSNQFTGSVPPSLGNLKNLTRLNIERNYLGRGDIDGLRFLNSLPNCSKLETLSISFNNFSGQLPDSIANLSTKLTILYVGANNIFGKLSNLISLDLSGNQLTGKIPSNICNNTRLERISFSTNKLQGGIPPIFGNCQKMMLTGDLPSEVGNLNRIVYLYLSNNQLSGRIPDSLGKCIGLEELSLAGNLFEWVIPASLASLEGLQRLDMSGNKLSGRIPKYLESFVSLKYLNLSSNDFEGEVPKQGIFKNVTGFSVRRNDKLCGGIPLLHLPSCPRPGFDKASKRSPLKRLLLIIFGVVVCVILLGFFLIWFWRRKATKKTSSPLSNPLDNMFQKVSYNELLKATNGFSAENLVGVGSYGSVYKGLLSLTHEVTTVVAVKFTVI